In the Ilumatobacteraceae bacterium genome, one interval contains:
- a CDS encoding DUF4397 domain-containing protein, which translates to MKRVLAGIAAVAAVALSGGTVAAQDAATVTLLHGIPGATVDVAVGGEVLLPGFEPGTTQDLSAFAGQTLTDVEVRLAGTEDIVIGPLAELAVPASGNWTVMAHLDAEGTPAIAAFENNTAPTADGEGRLTVRHTAAAPAVDLVVGDARPIEGAENGASAELALPAGEIAGAQIAPAGGDPIADVPTVNLAAGSNLIVYAVGSLADETFTFYTQEIEVGTEAAADDSDGTPAPTEVNTGTPIGNSVNLSLLAAAAGMLALAGGALTLRTVKQR; encoded by the coding sequence ATGAAGCGAGTACTCGCAGGCATTGCAGCCGTTGCGGCCGTCGCACTGAGCGGCGGCACCGTCGCCGCCCAGGATGCAGCCACCGTCACCCTCCTCCACGGCATCCCCGGTGCCACCGTCGACGTCGCCGTCGGCGGCGAAGTCCTCCTGCCCGGCTTCGAGCCCGGCACGACCCAGGACCTCTCCGCATTCGCCGGCCAGACGCTCACCGACGTCGAGGTCCGCCTCGCCGGTACCGAGGACATCGTCATCGGCCCGCTCGCCGAGCTCGCGGTCCCCGCCTCGGGCAACTGGACCGTGATGGCTCACCTCGATGCCGAGGGCACGCCGGCGATCGCCGCCTTCGAGAACAACACGGCACCGACCGCCGACGGCGAAGGTCGTCTGACCGTCCGCCACACCGCTGCGGCCCCGGCCGTCGACCTCGTCGTGGGCGATGCCCGTCCGATCGAGGGTGCCGAGAACGGCGCGAGCGCCGAGCTGGCACTGCCCGCCGGCGAGATCGCCGGCGCACAGATCGCCCCGGCCGGTGGTGACCCGATCGCCGACGTCCCGACCGTGAACCTCGCGGCCGGTTCGAACCTGATCGTCTACGCCGTCGGCTCGCTCGCCGACGAGACCTTCACCTTCTACACCCAGGAGATCGAGGTCGGCACCGAGGCCGCCGCCGACGACAGCGACGGCACCCCCGCCCCGACCGAGGTCAACACCGGTACGCCGATCGGCAACTCCGTCAACCTGTCGCTGCTCGCCGCAGCGGCCGGCATGCTGGCGCTCGCCGGCGGCGCTCTGACGCTGCGCACGGTCAAGCAGCGCTGA